The following coding sequences lie in one Pseudomonas monsensis genomic window:
- a CDS encoding ChbG/HpnK family deacetylase — MPRQVIVNADDFGLSPNENAVIFAAFQAGVISSATAMANMPAFEAACTMARHASLQGRVGLHFNLTYGRPLSAAILRSRTFCDGHGVFDLSLPRHSLWLGREDRDAVREELQAQWQRCVEHGMRPSHIDSHQHVHNIWPIGEIVARFAAHQGVPIRLARNLGQNLNLPKRVFKGLLNWRLQSLAGVTADYVCTPIDLRNDNAPTDGVLEIVAHPTQLGADFGDAYLHPDESLSRVLEQRLMGVLRVSYTDLNKDFLRGATALD, encoded by the coding sequence ATGCCTCGCCAAGTCATAGTCAACGCTGACGATTTCGGCCTCAGCCCGAACGAAAACGCGGTGATCTTCGCCGCGTTTCAGGCCGGGGTCATCAGCAGCGCCACCGCCATGGCCAACATGCCTGCATTCGAAGCGGCCTGCACGATGGCCCGGCATGCTTCGCTGCAAGGTCGGGTCGGGTTGCATTTCAACCTGACGTACGGCCGGCCGCTGAGTGCGGCGATCCTGCGCAGTCGCACCTTCTGCGATGGCCACGGGGTGTTCGACCTCAGCTTGCCGCGTCACAGCCTGTGGCTTGGGCGTGAGGATCGCGACGCGGTGCGCGAAGAGCTGCAGGCGCAGTGGCAGCGCTGTGTCGAGCACGGCATGCGTCCCAGCCATATCGATTCACATCAGCACGTGCACAACATCTGGCCGATCGGCGAGATCGTCGCACGGTTTGCCGCGCATCAAGGTGTACCGATTCGGCTGGCGCGCAACCTGGGACAGAACCTCAATCTGCCCAAGCGTGTATTCAAGGGATTGCTCAATTGGCGTTTGCAGAGTCTGGCCGGTGTCACCGCCGATTACGTGTGCACGCCGATCGACCTGCGCAACGACAACGCGCCGACCGACGGCGTGCTGGAAATCGTCGCGCATCCGACGCAACTCGGCGCCGACTTTGGCGATGCCTATCTCCACCCCGACGAGTCTTTGAGCCGTGTTCTAGAGCAGCGGCTGATGGGCGTTCTGCGGGTTTCCTATACCGATCTGAACAAGGATTTTCTACGCGGGGCGACGGCACTCGATTGA
- a CDS encoding GNAT family N-acetyltransferase, which translates to MVTRFEWRTSLCAADFPAIAYEALCLRVTDHTPFNHLGWLCAAEQALGEGERLHILLGWEADELRLCLPLVASRERFAGVPFRVVHHLGYPLADRLALLSLLGCEDMRKALLLIRQRVPHALLQLNELSEPAGEESALTEWMARSSTAERRLSCRVPVHLISAADHQEVSGDPRYKLRRARKRIAACGAEVRRIVPDAMSMGPLLQVISDVEAVSWKGDEGVGIFASERSRQLIERAFTALAGQGLVRVVTLELNGRCISYRLGLLEQGRLYDYNLAFLPQYADLGSGRVLLEEWIRWGLDDNWRWIDASRVSLENSSHQLHERMTGQLEHWRWSFYSWRPSGLVLGLGLRLWHRLKPTLQQWRAKRADKPAPVVKPVAITTEGEHASPSHSQR; encoded by the coding sequence ATGGTGACGCGATTCGAATGGCGCACCTCGCTGTGCGCCGCCGACTTCCCGGCAATAGCGTATGAAGCGCTGTGCCTGCGGGTGACGGATCACACGCCGTTCAACCACCTCGGTTGGTTGTGCGCGGCCGAGCAGGCCCTTGGCGAGGGTGAGCGTTTGCACATTCTGCTGGGGTGGGAAGCGGACGAATTGCGTCTGTGCCTGCCATTGGTGGCGAGTCGCGAGCGTTTCGCCGGCGTGCCGTTCCGGGTCGTGCATCACTTGGGGTATCCACTGGCCGATCGCTTGGCGCTGTTGTCTTTGCTCGGCTGTGAGGACATGCGCAAAGCGTTGCTATTGATTCGCCAACGGGTGCCGCACGCGTTGCTGCAACTCAATGAATTGTCCGAACCTGCGGGTGAGGAAAGCGCGCTGACCGAATGGATGGCGCGCAGCTCGACCGCTGAACGGCGCCTGAGTTGTCGGGTGCCGGTGCATCTGATCAGCGCGGCCGATCATCAGGAAGTGTCTGGCGACCCGCGCTACAAACTGCGTCGGGCACGCAAGCGGATTGCCGCGTGCGGTGCCGAGGTGCGGCGCATCGTGCCCGATGCGATGAGCATGGGCCCACTGCTGCAGGTCATCAGCGACGTCGAAGCGGTGAGCTGGAAAGGTGACGAAGGCGTGGGGATTTTCGCCAGCGAACGCAGCCGCCAACTGATCGAGCGCGCCTTCACCGCCCTCGCCGGCCAGGGCCTGGTGCGGGTGGTGACACTGGAGTTGAACGGCCGTTGCATCAGCTACCGGCTCGGCCTGCTCGAACAGGGTCGGCTCTACGATTACAACCTCGCCTTCCTGCCGCAATACGCCGACCTGGGCAGCGGCCGGGTGTTGCTGGAGGAATGGATTCGCTGGGGGCTGGACGACAACTGGCGCTGGATCGACGCCTCGCGGGTCAGCCTGGAAAACTCCAGCCATCAACTGCACGAACGCATGACCGGGCAACTGGAGCATTGGCGCTGGAGTTTCTACTCATGGCGCCCGAGTGGTCTGGTGCTCGGCCTCGGCCTGCGCCTGTGGCATCGACTCAAACCGACGCTGCAACAGTGGCGCGCCAAACGCGCAGATAAACCTGCACCTGTCGTCAAACCTGTCGCAATCACCACGGAGGGCGAACATGCCTCGCCAAGTCATAGTCAACGCTGA
- a CDS encoding N-acetyltransferase codes for MNMLNKLTEHLRQKGLTATVKKAWKHYIFSHQELLWMERDLVSPVPPHSLKPYPPLRVVKITADNASAFARYFGDRVGTMAELANEGHTGHMHLDDQGDAVAFIWGSARDYFDRHYYGCMFPVKPGEFFEFGGELTRAYWGTELSVDLQLELWKAMAAQGCDKVVDVCEFHNIPALKLHLRMGYTEQNRIMNVYTLFGRWHFYRETRYSGSRLDALRKPSRPPVTATAA; via the coding sequence ATGAACATGCTCAACAAACTGACTGAACACCTGCGGCAGAAAGGACTTACTGCCACCGTCAAGAAAGCGTGGAAACACTACATTTTTTCCCATCAGGAACTGCTGTGGATGGAACGCGATCTGGTCAGCCCGGTGCCGCCGCACAGCCTCAAACCCTACCCGCCGCTGCGGGTGGTGAAGATCACGGCGGACAACGCCAGCGCCTTTGCGCGCTATTTCGGCGACCGCGTCGGCACCATGGCCGAGCTGGCCAACGAAGGTCACACCGGGCATATGCACCTCGACGATCAGGGCGACGCGGTAGCGTTTATCTGGGGCAGCGCGCGGGACTATTTCGACCGGCACTATTACGGCTGCATGTTCCCGGTGAAACCCGGGGAATTCTTCGAGTTCGGCGGTGAACTGACCCGCGCCTATTGGGGCACCGAGCTGTCGGTAGATCTGCAACTCGAGTTGTGGAAAGCCATGGCCGCACAAGGTTGCGACAAGGTTGTCGACGTCTGCGAATTCCACAACATCCCGGCGCTCAAGCTGCACTTGCGTATGGGCTACACCGAGCAAAACCGCATCATGAATGTGTACACCCTGTTCGGTCGCTGGCACTTCTACCGCGAAACCCGCTACAGCGGCTCGCGTCTGGATGCGCTGCGCAAACCGTCCCGTCCACCCGTAACAGCCACGGCGGCCTGA